The following proteins are co-located in the Styela clava chromosome 15, kaStyClav1.hap1.2, whole genome shotgun sequence genome:
- the LOC120333886 gene encoding membrane-associated transporter protein-like, which produces MPISSQIAERTNKYLQSARSSKSVDNDTEEIADNKRFASATCSSFGQESWLDEPNGESNAFVSPKGEMLEVQEQKAIETRTVKVGKRVFEVNVPQQPTVVVTSPDQHENGPGNYPSAPSYQNLNEDIHSTRALLPVPEEPIARRVRRRKQRRNIRAPSSIISLPMSSITAFSGFTSVSTTSSIRPKRSKMSLFLNSFIMFGREFCYAIEASLTTPILLSIGLPINLYSLVWVISPILGFVLQPIIGSFSDKCKTRWGRRRPFILILAVLLLFGMTFFLNGEQFVELVVGNPNDVGSQNTNERSNVLATILVTIAGVVVFDFSADFIEGPIRAYVMDVCDEDDVKIGLFYQAVFTGMGGALGYASGGVSWVRNLGFGTYFPSDRQVVYVFAALIFIICVAMNLTSIPEKNRLKDTKIKKKTIFSKKRRGGKDVRSRKRRFPEREQKYMVIEEENPRKFDANNNLKRSSKDTKSAIDHDVITTPHTSNMISSRHMKYKMKSKQRKDRRKSKKTDNGLYGSFERPDAEQIHDYLTQSGYQNQYQSLPRDFSEEQNTYPAMKYNTHNGKDGVPLDNYGEKIKGVADLKGMASWANKSASLPRSGTRKQQENRRALPHPPTAPYYYNNNGVNGKMINVPSDSDSSSGSSFSNDYSPVRKSANKREKSRTYTAKRTEKSSDIVNYEDFSDPYRPLPHEAPRKYQKKSNRTRKTRIAEIRDDLDQDEDLESPLLRSDFHGEDVPEERVHGAKKIWKSIVGMPKEIKSLCIAHLFGWMAFLCVVLFFTDFVGQEVYGGDPLAPIGTERGDAYKLGVEMGSWGMTINAVASCFYCFLLKPMIKRFGARPIYMLGYFAFAVGALGMAIYPNVYCVLILSSLIGVMSATLYTLPYFLVAQYHEGYKKFKGTAQERGVGTDCALVTCMIQLAQIIVGLGIGALVVWLDTVTVTVVAGSISGFMGTLWVTWWVTY; this is translated from the exons ATGCCAATTTCTAGTCAAATAGCAGAGcgtacaaataaatatttgcaaAGTGCTAGATCATCGAAATCAGTCGACAACGACACAGAGGAGATTGCTGACAATAAACGGTTTGCTTCCGCGACTTGTTCGTCATTCGGGCAGGAATCCTGGTTGGACGAACCAAACGGGGAGAGTAACGCCTTTGTTTCGCCAAAAGGTGAAATGCTGGAAGTTCAAGAACAGAAAGCAATCGAAACTCGCACTGTCAAAGTCGGTAAACGTGTTTTCGAAGTTAACGTTCCGCAACAACCGACTGTGGTAGTTACCTCACCAGACCAACATGAAAATGGACCAGGAAATTATCCTAGTGCTCCATCATACCAGAATCTAAATGAAGATATTCATAGCACAAGAGCTTTGCTTCCTGTCCCAGAAGAGCCAATTGCGAGAAGAGTTCGGCGAAGGAAACAAAGAAGAAATATTCGTGCTCCGAGCTCAATTATATCTTTGCCCATGTCTTCGATCACCGCGTTTTCTGGGTTTACGTCCGTTTCAACCACGTCTTCCATTAGGCCGAAAAGAAGCAAAATGAGCTTGTTTTTGAATAGCTTTATAATGTTTGGAAGAGAATTTTGTTATGCCATTGAAGCGAGTCTCACAACCCCTATTCTGCTAAGTATTGGACTTCCAATAAACCTGTACAGTCTTGTGTGGGTAATAAGTCCTATTCTGGGATTTGTTCTTCAGCCAATTATTGGAAGCTTCAGCGATAA GTGCAAGACGCGATGGGGACGCAGAAGACCATTCATTTTGATTCTTGCAGTTTTGCTTTTGTTCGGGATGACCTTCTTCTTGAACGGAGAACAATTTGTGGAGCTAGTTGTCGGAAACCCAAATGATGTCGGAAGTCAGAATACGAACGAAAG ATCAAACGTGCTCGCAACCATACTGGTAACGATCGCAGgtgttgttgtttttgattttaGCGCTGATTTTATCGAAGGCCCGATTCGCGCTTACGTCATGGATGTATGTGATGAAGATGACGTCAAAATCGGATTATTTTATCAAGCTGTGTTTACGG GAATGGGCGGTGCTCTCGGATATGCAAGCGGTGGAGTGTCATGGGTTCGGAATCTTGGTTTTGGTACATATTTTCCATCAGATAGACAAGTCGTCTACGTTTTCGCAGCCCTCATTTTTATCATCTGTGTAGCGATGAATCTGACTAGCATTCCAGAGAAAAATCGG TTGAAAGATACCAAAATAAAGAAGAAGacaattttttctaaaaaacgCCGCGGCGGAAAGGATGTACGATCGAGAAAACGACGATTCCCTGAAAGAGAACAAAAGTACATGGTAATTGAAGAGGAAAATCCAAGAAAATTTGATGCAAATAACAACTTGAAAAGatcgtcaaaagacaccaaatcTGCCATAGATCATGACGTCATTACTACCCCACATACTTCAAACATGATATCATCACGCcatatgaaatacaaaatgaaGAGTAAGCAGAGAAAAGATCGACGAAAATCTAAGAAAACAGATAATGGCTTGTATGGAAGCTTCGAACGCCCGGACGCGGAACAGATCCATGACTACTTGACGCAATCCGGTTATCAAAATCAATATCAAAGTCTTCCAAGAGACTTTAGCGAAGAACAAAACACATACCCAGCCATGAAGTACAACACGCATAATGGAAAGGATGGTGTTCCATTAGACAactatggtgaaaaaataaaggGAGTTGCAGATTTAAAAGGAATGGCATCGTGGGCAAACAAATCTGCTTCGCTTCCAAGAAGTGGTACAAGGAAGCAACAAGAAAATCGACGCGCCTTGCCTCATCCGCCAACTGCACCTTACTATTACAATAATAACGGAGTTAATGGAAAAATGATAAACGTCCCGTCAG ATTCTGATTCCTCTTCGGGAAGTTCCTTCTCCAACGATTATTCTCCAGTACGTAAAAGCGCAAATAAGCGTGAAAAATCAAGAACTTACACAGCAAAAAGAACAGAAAAATCGAGTGATATTGTAAATTACGAAGACTTTTCTGACCCCTACCGACCCCTGCCACACGAGGCGCCACGCAAGTATCAGAAAAAGTCAAACCGTACAAGGAAGACGAGAATCGCAGAAATCAGGGACGACTTGGACCAGGACGAAGATTTGGAATCTCCTTTATTACGAAGTGATTTCCATGGTGAAGACGTGCCTGAAGAACGCGTGCATGGtgccaaaaaaatttggaaatcaATTGTCGGAATGCCTAAGGAAATTAA GAGTCTTTGTATCGCACATTTATTCGGATGGATGGCATTCTTGTGCGTTGTTctgtttttcactgatttcgTGGGCCAAGAAGTGTATGGAGGCGATCCACTAGCACCTATTGGAACCGAACGAGGAGATGCATACAAATTAGGAGTTGAAATGGGAAGCTGGGGAATGACAATTAATGCAGTAGCATCTTGCTTCTACTGCT TTCTTCTTAAGCCGATGATTAAGAGATTTGGAGCCCGGCCTATCTACATGCTGGGATATTTTGCTTTCGCTGTGGGCGCGCTGGGAATGGCAATTTATCCGAATGTATATTGTGTTCTGATATTATCGTCGTTGATTGGAGTGATGTCCGCGACATTATATACTTTACCATACTTCCTGGTGGCACAATATCATGAAGGGTACAAG AAATTCAAAGGTACTGCTCAAGAACGGGGTGTTGGCACTGACTGCGCTCTTGTGACGTGTATGATACAATTGGCTCAAATAATTGTGGGTCTGGGTATTGGAGCTCTGGTCGTTTGGCTCGACACTGTTACAGTTACTGTTGTAGCGGGGTCAATAAGTGGGTTCATGGGTACATTGTGGGTTACTTGGTGGGTCACATACTAA